In the genome of Bicyclus anynana chromosome 23, ilBicAnyn1.1, whole genome shotgun sequence, one region contains:
- the LOC128199427 gene encoding transmembrane protein 131-like gives MYRNILRCYVFLLTLLDLSLKTKLTARGESHGVSIHDSLVEGITFQEWESGLEAEGEEADEEAGEEAEDEGEGVRAWPRALRFGRAALGQAHARVVTVTNRANATLHLASVAGTTPDFHASFFDSKTLAPGGNTSFTVVYLGRREGPVRALLYVHTSLGVAEYRVSAVGVASAYGVWPLLGLRVPLGARAEPALALHNPAAAPLQVREVYSSAAWLQLRLPAAAAAADAWRVPPHETRTLVHLRVAPPPHAQPLTAYVRVRADVPGGGLLLAVEARAVPAGEHARPPHVRLRAHGSRDAALSVRLELANSGGAEVPLEGGVSDAGCWRDAPPAPCAAPPAARANGGGAAGARLALLRSALAPHQDFVPAAELTLDFAELWAGAGVGAGAAEAWCAGCVQLGRALVPFSVRLLPGALRFEPPQLHLLSERAPPLELRAHNEFAAPLRVLAVRLPPAAEPLVALEALAPLTLRAGEAAALARVRLRGPAAPELALDAALEVLTERAHYRVPLRAFSGRLLFEWEWAHASAARLQLGALGASATRRVRVRLRNPAPVPLCVAALEARLPAGAASFARADAECVPPGGAAQAVLTVVAPARAGELRGELRLDTPLARGRAELLLRVRPGGVRLLPLRLPPAAPYAAAAADLLADSTMDVPMRVTSLELAPPHADPALSFAWDGAEYGWVRGGRSRVARVRHAPERRCEPACYCGLPLHSADGAAWLRRAARPRDALPADLQLLRARLQLFERQRAALARNVSLLLHTSEALHVPAPVELALAWPRLAAPGAGRAPLAAVGRAATLRLALRSAAHAPVLLQALLAPRAELPERAGGEAAPADAADAPDAFRLAGWRVTRGAAAPWNESAADALTLLLAPRAELELSVEFAPPAAGAFAAALYLRNNLTVLEAVPLLGEGEHPSFELSGRRPGSEAPFTLEVKECLWGGAGAAVRRLLARNTGRVPVTLAHWRVAGAACAARGFALRPCEPLRLAPNASLPLHVSFAPDYTLARATATLALLGDAGPAHFRLLATVPARVLAQCAAAAPRPPWDGLLRGLGVAVACAALACALAAAALDAERLLRRARAARPPAAPRAPLDLRALAEPAAPAPPPARAAARRRRAPRRALPALPALDPRAERRAFERWRAEVLRRGGDGGDSSRSSDEDEERAPLAAPAASDAASSASDASTPADERDDEPYGGDVEPDPPDDEAPAEQTRRAAPPAAAPPPAATPPPEPRPAADAPRRAERTRSDSGRRSAPARHHVRKERPGKRRPPPTPPPRSPAPSAPPPGERGAVRPWASWSSVVAARAPAPLAPIGSDVRRREPERAPDNSLFYFNGSAADKLAWLPARADVWGAWGAWPAAPLRPPPGFAAPAPAPAPPPPPLEPRAYDPFRSLASIWAPAPNDWRAAPAPASASAPAPDERRD, from the exons ATGTATCGAAATATATTAAGGTGTTACGTTTTTCTACTGACTTTGTTGGATTTATCTCTGAAAACTAAGCTGACAGCTCGGGGAGAGAGCCATG GTGTGTCAATCCATGATTCCCTGGTAGAAGGCATCACATTCCAg GAATGGGAGTCCGGGCTGGAGGCGGAGGGCGAGGAGGCGGACGAGGAGGCGGGCGAGGAGGCGGAGGACGAGGGCGAGGGCGTGCGCGCCTGGCCGCGGGCGCTGCGCTTCGGGCGCGCGGCGCTGGGGCAGGCGCACGCGCGCGTCGTCACCGTCACCAACCGCGCCAACGCCACGCTGCACCTCGCCTCCGTGGCGGGCACCACGCCCGACTTCCACGCCTCCTTCTTTGACTCCAAG ACGCTGGCGCCCGGCGGCAACACGTCGTTCACCGTGGTGTACCTGGGGCGGCGCGAGGGGCCCGTGCGCGCCCTGCTCTACGTGCACACGTCGCTGGGCGTGGCCGAGTACCGCGTGTCGGCCGTGGGCGTGGCCAGCGCCTACGGCGTGTGGCCGCTGCTGGGCCTGCGCGTGCCGCTGGGCGCGCGCGCCGAGCCCGCGCTGGCGCTGCACAACCCGGCCGCGGCGCCGCTGCAGGTGCGCGAGGTGTACTCGTCCGCCGCCTGGCTGCAGCTGCGCctgcccgccgccgccgccgccgccgacgcCTGGCGCGTGCCGCCGCACGAGACGCGCACGCTGGTGCACCTGCGCGTGGCGCCGCCGCCGCACGCGCAGCCGCTCACCGCCTACGTGCGCGTGCGCGCCGACGTGCCCGGCGGCGGGCTGCTGCTGGCGGTGGAGGCGCGCGCCGTGCCCGCCGGCGAGCACGCGCGCCCGCCGCACGTGCGCCTGCGCGCGCACGGCTCGCGCGACGCGGCGCTCAGCGTGCGGCTGGAGCTGGCCAACAGCGGCGGCGCCGAGGTGCCGCTGGAGGGCGGCGTGAGCGACGCGGGCTGCTGGCGCGACGCGCCGCCTGCCCCGTGCGCGGCGCCGCCGGCCGCGCGCGCCAACG gcggcggcgcggcgggcgcgcggcTGGCGCTGCTGCGGTCGGCGCTGGCGCCGCACCAGGACTTCGTGCCGGCGGCGGAGCTCACGCTTGATT TCGCCGAGCTGTGGGCGGGCGCGGGcgtgggcgcgggcgcggccgaGGCGTGGTGCGCCGGCTGCGTGCAGCTCGGGCGCGCGCTCGTGCCCTTCAGCGTGCGCCTGCTGCCCGGCGCGCTGCGCTTCGAGCCGCCGCAGCTGCACCTGCTCAGCGAGCGCGCGCCGCCGCTCGAGCTGCGCGCGCACAACGAGTTCGCGGCGCCGCTGCGCGTGCTGGCCGTGCGCCTGCCGCCCGCCGCCGAGCCGCTCGTGGCGCTGGAGGCGCTGGCGCCGCTCACGCTGCGCGCGGGCGAGGCGGCGGCGCTGGCGCGCGTGCGCCTGCGCGGGCCGGCGGCGCCCGAGCTGGCGCTGGACGCGGCGCTGGAGGTGCTCACGGAGCGCGCCCACTACCGCGTGCCGCTGCGCGCCTTCAGCGGGCGCCTGCTGTTCGAGTGGGAGTGGGCGCACGCGTCGGCGGCGCGCCTGCAGCTGGGCGCGCTGGGCGCGTCGGCCACGCGGCGCGTGCGCGTGCGCCTGCGCAACCCGGCGCCCGTGCCGCTGTGCGTGGCGGCGCTGGAGGCGCGCCTGCCGGCCGGCGCGGCCAGCTTCGCGCGCGCGGACGCCGAGTGCGTGCCGCCGGGCGGCGCGGCGCAGGCCGTGCTGACGGTGGTGGCGCCGGCGCGCGCGGGCGAGCTGCGCGGCGAGCTGCGGCTGGACACGCCGCTGGCGCGCGGGCGCGCCGAGCTGCTGCTGCGCGTGCGGCCGGGCGGCGTGCGCCTGCTGCCGCTGCGgctgccgcccgccgcgccgtacgccgccgccgccgccgaccTGCTGGCCGACAGCACCATGGACGTGCCGATGCGCGTGACGAGCCTGGAGCTGGCGCCGCCGCACGCCGACCCCGCGCTCAGCTTCGC CTGGGACGGCGCCGAGTACGGCTGGGTGCGCGGCGGGCGCTCGCGAGTGGCGCGCGTGCGGCACGCGCCCGAGCGGCGCTGCGAGCCCGCCTGCTACTGCGGTCTGCCGCTGCACAGCGCCGACGGCGCGGCCTGGCTGcggcgcgccgcccgcccgcgcgACGCGCTGCCCGCCGACCTGCAGCTGCTGCGCGCGCGCCTGCAGCTGTTCGAGCGCCAGCGCGCCGCGCTCGCGCGCAACGTGTCGCTGCTGCTGCACACCAGCGAGGCGCTGCACGTGCCGGCGCCCGTCGAGCTGGCGCTGGCGTGGCCGCGGCTGGCGGCGCCGGGCGCGGGCCGCGCGCCGCTGGCCGCCGTGGGGCGCGCCGCCACGCTGCGCCTGGCGCTGCGCAGCGCCGCGCACGCGCCCGTGCTGCTGCAGGCGCTGCTGGCGCCGCGCGCCGAGCTGCCGGAGCGCGCGGGCGGCGAGGCGGCGCCGGCGGACGCGGCGGACGCGCCCGACGCGTTCCGGCTGGCGGGCTGGCGCGTGacgcgcggcgcggcggcgccgtGGAACGAGTCGGCGGCGGACGCGCTGACGCTGCTGCTGGCGCCGCGCGCGGAGCTGGAGCTGAGCGTGGAGTTCGCGCCGCCGGCCGCGGGCGCGTTCGCCGCCGCGCTGTACCTGCGCAACAACCTCACGGTGCTGGAGGCGGTGCCGCTGCTGGGCGAGGGCGAGCACCCCAGCTTCGAGCTGTCGGGGCGCCGGCCCGGCTCCGAGGCGCCCTTCACGCTCGAG GTGAAGGAGTGCCTGtggggcggcgcgggcgcagcCGTGCGCCGGCTGCTGGCGCGCAACACCGGCCGCGTGCCCGTCACGCTGGCGCACTGGCGCGTGGCGGGCGCCGCCTGCGCCGCGCGCGGCTTCGCGCTGCGCCCCTGCGAGCCGCTGCGTCTGGCGCCCAACGCCTCGCTGCCGCTGCACGTCTCCTTCGCGCCCGACTACACGCTGGCGCGCGCCACCGCCACGCTCGCGCTGCTCGGCGACGCGGGCCCCGCGCACTTCCGCCTGCTGGCCACCGTGCCCGCGCGCGTGCTGGCGCagtgcgccgccgccgcgccgcgcccgccctGGGACGGGCTGCTGCGCGGCCTCGGCGTCGCCGTCGCCTGCGCCGCGCTCGCCTGCGCGCTGGCCGCCGCCGCGCTGGACGCCGAGCGCCTgctgcggcgcgcgcgcgccgcccgcccgcccgccgcgccgcgcgcgccgctcgACCTGCGCGCGCTCGCCGaacccgccgcgcccgcgccgccgcccgcgcgcgccgccgcccgccgccgccgcgcgccgcgccgcgcgctgCCCGCGCTGCCCGCGCTCGACCCGCGCGCCGAGCGCCGCGCCTTCGAGCGCTGGCGCGCCGAGGTGCTGCGGCGCGGCGGCGACGGCGGCGACTCGTCCCGCTCCAGCGACGAGGACGAGGAgcgcgcgccgctcgccgcgcccgccgcctccGACGCGGCGTCGTCCGCCTCCGACGCGTCGACGCCGGCCGACGAGCGCGACGACGAGCCGTACGGCGGCGACGTGGAGCCCGACCCGCCCGACGACGAGGCGCCGGCGGAGCAgacgcgccgcgccgcgccgccggccgccgcgccgccgccggccgCCACGCCGCCGCCCGAGCCGCGGCCGGCCGCCgacgcgccgcgccgcgccgagCGCACGCGCAGCGACTCGGGCCGCCGCAGCGCGCCCGCCCGCCACCACGTGCGCAAG GAGCGGCCGGGCAAGCGGCGGCCGCCGCccacgccgccgccgcgctcGCCCGCGCCCAGCGCGCCGCCGCCGGGCGAGCGCGGCGCCGTGCGGCCCTGGGCCTCGTGGAGCTCGGTGgtggcggcgcgcgcgcccgcgccgctgGCGCCCATCGGCTCCGACGTGCGGCGCCGCGAGCCCGAGCGCGCGCCCGACAACTCGCTCTTCTACTTCAACGGCTCGGCGGCCGACAAGCTGGCGTGGCTGCCGGCGCGCGCCGACGTGTGGGGCGCGTGGGGCGCCTGGCCCGCCGCGCCCCTGCGCCCGCCGCCCGGCTTCgcggcgcccgcgcccgcgcccgcgccgccgccgccaccgcTCGAGCCGCGCGCCTACGACCCCTTCCGCTCGCTCGCCTCCATCTGGGCGCCCGCGCCCAACGACTggcgcgccgcgcccgccccCGCCTCCGcgtccgcgcccgcgcccgacGAGCGCCGCGACTGA
- the LOC112052386 gene encoding thioredoxin-like protein 4A yields MSYMLGHLHNGWQVDQAILSEEDRVVVIRFGHDWDPTCMKMDEVLYSIAEKVKNFAVIYLVDITEVPDFNKMYELYDPCTVMFFFRNKHIMIDLGTGNNNKINWPLEDKQEMIDIIETVYRGARKGRGLVVSPKDYSTKYRY; encoded by the exons ATGAGTTATATGCTGGGACATTTACACAATGGCTGGCAAGTGGATCAGGCCATACTCTCCGAAGAAGACAGAGTTGTG GTCATAAGATTTGGCCACGACTGGGACCCTACCTGTATGAAGATGGACGAAGTATTGTACAGTATTGCTGAGAAAGTTAAGAATTTTGCAGTCATATATTTGGTGGATATCACAGAAGTTCCTGATTTCAATAAAAT GTACGAGCTGTACGATCCGTGCACCGTCATGTTCTTCTTCCGCAACAAGCACATCATGATTGACCTCGGCACCGGCAACAACAACAAGATCAACTGGCCGCTGGAGGACAAGCAGGAGATGATCGACATCATTGAGACGGTGTACCGCGGCGCGCGCAAGGGCCGCGGTCTGGTCGTGTCGCCTAAAGACTACTCCACCAAATACAGATATTGA
- the LOC112052381 gene encoding uncharacterized protein LOC112052381 isoform X2: protein MSEAGGRDAVYPAAASALERGRRRRTGLRLRHRTAPVTFAEIKEVDEEAAGEECAASAPSVAAPDERRRRPDVLDERLGAQFAESRRRRARRALLREPDEAAPRPAAGPS from the exons ATGAG CGAGGCGGGCGGCAGGGACGCCGTGTACCCGGCGGCGGCGTCGGCGCTGGAgcgcggccggcggcggcgcACGGGCCTGCGCCTGCGCCACCGCACCGCGCCCGTCACCTTCGCCGAGATCAAG GAGGTGGACGAGGAGGCGGCGGGCGAGGAGTGCGCTGCGAGCGCGCCCAGCGTCGCCGCGCCCGACGAGCGCCGGCGCCGGCCCGACGTGCTCGACGAGCGGCTCGGCGCGCAGTTCGCCGAGAGCCGCCGGCGCCGGGCGCGCCGCGCGCTGCTGCGCGAGCCGGACGAGGCGGCGCCGCGCCCGGCCGCCGGCCCCTCCTGA
- the LOC112052381 gene encoding uncharacterized protein LOC112052381 isoform X1 encodes MSEAGGRDAVYPAAASALERGRRRRTGLRLRHRTAPVTFAEIKVRACGRSRGRETVVLNGLNESRCRRWTRRRRARSALRARPASPRPTSAGAGPTCSTSGSARSSPRAAGAGRAARCCASRTRRRRARPPAPPERASDRLHRARRRSVVVSKLSSGVCLNLIVVDFIV; translated from the exons ATGAG CGAGGCGGGCGGCAGGGACGCCGTGTACCCGGCGGCGGCGTCGGCGCTGGAgcgcggccggcggcggcgcACGGGCCTGCGCCTGCGCCACCGCACCGCGCCCGTCACCTTCGCCGAGATCAAGGTACGAGCGTGCGGGCGCAGCCGGGGACGGGAGACGGTTGTTCTCAACGGACTCAATGAGTCTCGTTGCAGGAGGTGGACGAGGAGGCGGCGGGCGAGGAGTGCGCTGCGAGCGCGCCCAGCGTCGCCGCGCCCGACGAGCGCCGGCGCCGGCCCGACGTGCTCGACGAGCGGCTCGGCGCGCAGTTCGCCGAGAGCCGCCGGCGCCGGGCGCGCCGCGCGCTGCTGCGCGAGCCGGACGAGGCGGCGCCGCGCCCGGCCGCCGGCCCCTCCTGAGCGCGCCAGCGACCGGCTGCATCGCGCCCGCCGGCGGAGCGTAGTCGTCTCGAAGCTGAGCAGCGGTGTTTGTCTTAACTTGATTGTCGTTGATTTTATTGTGTAG